One Pyrofollis japonicus DNA window includes the following coding sequences:
- a CDS encoding KamA family radical SAM protein, giving the protein MGSQDPSQFQNTLIRQGIYPQPVHVRYYLEDIHEAKVDILAEVPWRYYPVSPEDVEKMWAEAPAIYKILREAPDLETARKKLYEYLAEWELKVREGEIDLHPLDQWLALQAINIFRNILSKRNEKIATFSTLEYLYRLAKNDESVYDEVGMGFIEEFRHLFKAIHGTAKYSMGWLGEKLGGEEPILKFLRSHGRQAALLRSEYLDRLGHFVLNYVKRYRSGLDPKVIEERKKNRQKILDYLGATLDDWYDYHWQFRNIFKTMKHVDMLKELVPLTPEDIHNIKLAIENRIPFGITPYYLSLFDFTRADRKYDFVVRSQVIPPKWYVEQMIKHRQDRRYVFDFMREADTSPHDLITRRYPLVVIIKVSDTCPQICVYCQRNWEIESAMFPEGIILPWRIDKAIEWVAEHDTIIDVLLTGGEPMILGEKRLERIIKKLAEIDHVKHIRIGSRIVVTVPMRITDETAEMLGSYIEPGRRNIAFVTHVEGVEEVTPEMAEAVKKLRKQGIYVYNQQVYRFQTSRRFYYVATRIALKQIGIDPYYNFYPKGKFEQKDYLVPIARIVQERKEEARLLPGIFRTDEPVFNVPALGKNHLRAWQDRELIAVTPRYGNRIYLWHPWEKGIAPISPWPYVDVPIYDYLKRLEEEGEDPKEYETIWYYY; this is encoded by the coding sequence TTGGGCTCGCAAGACCCCTCTCAGTTCCAAAACACACTTATCCGACAAGGTATATATCCACAACCAGTCCACGTTAGGTACTATCTTGAAGACATCCATGAGGCGAAGGTAGATATATTAGCAGAAGTGCCCTGGCGCTACTACCCCGTCTCTCCCGAAGACGTTGAAAAGATGTGGGCTGAAGCGCCGGCGATCTATAAGATTCTCCGAGAAGCCCCCGACCTAGAGACAGCTCGCAAAAAACTCTACGAGTACCTAGCCGAGTGGGAGCTCAAGGTCCGCGAGGGCGAGATAGACTTACACCCACTGGACCAATGGCTAGCCCTTCAAGCAATCAACATCTTTCGCAATATATTGTCTAAGAGGAACGAGAAAATAGCAACCTTTAGCACTCTCGAGTACTTGTACCGCCTAGCTAAGAACGATGAATCGGTCTACGACGAGGTGGGAATGGGCTTCATAGAGGAGTTCAGACACTTATTCAAAGCCATACACGGTACAGCGAAGTACTCCATGGGCTGGCTTGGTGAGAAGCTCGGAGGAGAAGAACCCATACTCAAGTTCCTCCGCTCACATGGAAGGCAGGCAGCGCTTCTCCGCTCGGAGTACCTCGACAGGCTGGGTCACTTCGTCCTAAACTATGTCAAGAGGTACCGTTCCGGACTAGACCCTAAGGTCATAGAGGAGCGCAAGAAGAATAGGCAGAAAATCCTCGACTACCTAGGCGCCACGCTGGACGATTGGTATGATTATCACTGGCAGTTCCGAAACATATTCAAAACAATGAAGCACGTAGATATGCTAAAAGAACTCGTACCGCTTACCCCCGAGGATATACATAACATAAAGCTAGCAATTGAGAACAGAATACCCTTCGGTATAACCCCCTACTATCTGAGCCTATTCGACTTCACGCGTGCTGACCGGAAGTACGACTTCGTCGTCCGTAGCCAAGTAATTCCACCAAAGTGGTATGTTGAGCAAATGATTAAGCACCGCCAGGACAGACGCTACGTCTTCGACTTCATGAGAGAGGCTGATACCTCTCCACATGACCTTATAACGAGGAGATACCCCCTCGTTGTTATCATAAAGGTGTCCGATACTTGTCCACAGATATGTGTCTACTGTCAGAGGAACTGGGAAATAGAGTCTGCAATGTTTCCCGAAGGAATAATTCTTCCATGGAGAATAGATAAGGCCATAGAATGGGTAGCAGAGCACGACACCATAATAGACGTATTGCTGACCGGCGGCGAGCCGATGATACTCGGAGAGAAGAGGCTTGAGAGAATAATAAAGAAGCTCGCAGAGATAGATCATGTGAAGCACATACGTATCGGCAGCAGAATCGTGGTAACGGTACCAATGAGGATAACCGACGAGACAGCCGAAATGCTTGGAAGCTACATAGAGCCAGGTCGCCGCAACATAGCCTTCGTAACGCATGTAGAGGGAGTAGAGGAAGTAACACCCGAGATGGCTGAGGCGGTGAAGAAGCTGAGGAAGCAAGGCATCTATGTGTACAACCAGCAAGTATACAGGTTCCAGACCAGCAGGAGATTCTACTACGTAGCAACAAGGATAGCACTCAAACAGATAGGTATAGACCCGTACTACAACTTCTACCCCAAGGGCAAGTTCGAGCAAAAAGACTACCTTGTACCCATAGCGAGAATAGTGCAGGAGAGAAAAGAAGAGGCAAGGCTCCTGCCAGGCATCTTCCGTACAGACGAGCCAGTATTCAACGTGCCAGCACTTGGCAAGAACCACCTACGCGCATGGCAGGACAGAGAGCTCATTGCCGTAACGCCCCGCTACGGGAACAGAATATACCTATGGCACCCATGGGAGAAAGGAATAGCCCCAATAAGCCCATGGCCATACGTCGACGTACCGATATACGACTATCTAAAGCGCCTAGAAGAAGAAGGCGAAGACCCCAAGGAATACGAGACCATCTGGTACTACTACTAA
- a CDS encoding aldo/keto reductase: MEYTELGRTGVKVSRIGLGAWQFSEAWGLTDYRAARAVVERALSHGINFFDTAMVYGLGMSETFLGGALREAGAKRDEIVVSTKIPGEFLNPGDVFRAIEKSLKNLGFDYVDVLLAHWPPCWHNFPTCEYARAMEKLVHLGKVNYLGLSDYPVELVESFRSCLAREDVQVLQLRYNLAERWAEKAHIPYAEKYKMTVQAWSPIAKGALTGKYEPGKLEFQDVRSREPIFHPENYSKVWELVKLLRQVGEKYGKKPVQVALNWLVVSSPVVIPIPGAKSPEQVDDIVGAVGWRLSYSDWKLLEEASRRLEISYSVLYVEKETKIK, from the coding sequence ATGGAGTATACTGAGCTTGGCAGAACCGGAGTCAAGGTCTCAAGAATAGGGCTTGGTGCATGGCAGTTCAGCGAAGCATGGGGCCTCACCGACTATAGAGCAGCACGTGCTGTTGTAGAGCGGGCTCTGAGCCATGGAATAAACTTCTTCGACACAGCAATGGTTTATGGCCTTGGCATGAGTGAGACTTTTCTTGGCGGGGCGCTGCGCGAGGCAGGCGCTAAGCGTGACGAAATAGTCGTCTCGACAAAGATCCCCGGCGAGTTCCTTAATCCCGGTGATGTTTTCCGAGCTATAGAGAAGAGTTTGAAGAACCTCGGGTTCGATTATGTAGACGTGTTGCTTGCTCATTGGCCTCCATGCTGGCATAATTTCCCGACATGTGAGTACGCCAGGGCTATGGAGAAGCTCGTACACCTCGGCAAGGTTAACTATCTCGGGCTAAGCGACTACCCAGTTGAACTCGTCGAGAGCTTCCGCAGCTGTTTAGCGCGCGAAGACGTACAAGTTCTCCAGCTTCGTTACAATCTCGCAGAAAGATGGGCCGAGAAAGCCCACATACCATATGCCGAGAAGTACAAGATGACTGTACAAGCATGGAGCCCAATAGCAAAAGGAGCACTTACGGGAAAGTACGAGCCAGGCAAGCTCGAGTTTCAGGACGTGAGGAGTCGCGAACCAATATTTCACCCAGAAAACTATAGCAAGGTGTGGGAGCTTGTCAAGCTCCTACGCCAAGTAGGAGAAAAATACGGGAAGAAGCCGGTACAGGTTGCGCTAAACTGGCTAGTAGTCAGTAGCCCCGTGGTAATACCGATACCTGGTGCTAAGTCGCCCGAACAAGTAGATGATATTGTCGGCGCGGTTGGATGGAGACTGAGCTATAGCGACTGGAAGCTCCTAGAAGAAGCTTCACGGAGACTAGAGATAAGCTACTCCGTACTATATGTTGAAAAGGAGACAAAAATTAAGTAA
- a CDS encoding rhomboid family intramembrane serine protease codes for MIRDSDGEEWQQYYMERCNDNGQDNSTSGNSSDDIEYLYYGQDYDEDEDLEKPMDPISAFLCEISDTSPEGSFWATIALIVVNIFTFLFTLRNISDPVFIYKYLPTSACILSGGCDAKILYSMFMHAGFLHLIGNMIYLYIVGDNIEIALGRIRYLFLYISSGLIGAYTQALITYSIDSSSLYLPMLGASAAISGVIGAYVLLYPGSAMCKCLGVGFGYYCFKIKASYYLASWALLQLFLSLLTPYVAVWAHLGGFFTGLSLAYLLADKDRVNNIRKMLAKGLYSGLRPDTYELHVHSLGRPERLAIVITAALFSLLLLNSLALALHSHGGYFTIYIKKVRVCESMFFCHTETHVLHNMTSFKWTPSCSCPRLLLQL; via the coding sequence TTGATAAGAGACAGCGATGGGGAAGAGTGGCAGCAGTACTATATGGAAAGATGCAACGATAATGGCCAAGACAATAGTACTAGTGGAAACAGCTCTGACGACATCGAATACTTATATTATGGGCAGGACTATGATGAAGACGAAGATCTAGAAAAACCTATGGATCCTATCTCGGCATTTCTTTGCGAAATCTCGGATACCTCGCCCGAAGGTAGCTTCTGGGCGACTATAGCACTAATAGTAGTAAACATATTTACGTTCCTATTCACTTTGCGCAATATCTCCGACCCAGTGTTCATCTATAAGTATTTGCCAACATCGGCCTGTATTCTGAGCGGCGGATGCGACGCCAAGATACTCTATTCAATGTTCATGCATGCCGGGTTCCTGCACCTTATCGGCAATATGATATATCTCTACATAGTTGGAGACAATATCGAAATAGCACTTGGCAGGATAAGGTACCTATTCCTCTATATTTCATCCGGCCTTATCGGCGCCTATACACAGGCATTGATAACCTACAGCATAGATTCCTCCAGCTTGTACTTACCAATGCTGGGTGCCTCAGCGGCTATAAGCGGTGTAATCGGCGCATATGTGCTTCTCTACCCCGGCTCGGCCATGTGTAAATGTCTCGGCGTCGGATTCGGCTACTACTGTTTCAAAATAAAGGCATCATACTATCTTGCTTCATGGGCTCTCCTGCAACTATTCCTCTCATTACTCACCCCCTATGTAGCGGTATGGGCCCACCTAGGAGGATTCTTCACAGGGCTCTCACTAGCCTACCTGTTAGCAGACAAGGATAGAGTTAACAACATCAGAAAGATGCTTGCAAAGGGCCTCTACAGCGGATTACGGCCAGACACCTATGAGCTACACGTGCATTCTCTTGGAAGGCCGGAAAGACTTGCAATTGTCATTACAGCAGCTCTCTTCTCCCTATTACTTCTAAACTCCCTAGCACTAGCACTACATAGTCACGGAGGCTACTTCACGATCTACATAAAGAAGGTACGCGTGTGCGAGTCCATGTTCTTCTGTCATACCGAGACACACGTACTCCATAATATGACGAGTTTTAAGTGGACCCCCTCCTGCAGCTGTCCCCGGCTTCTCCTGCAACTGTGA
- a CDS encoding glycerate kinase type-2 family protein, giving the protein MNTAPCTVPQRLIRNTDTLAATSSRATLLDAAEEALAAVHPCKSLPAVVPPHLLRVLKENSVYVVGVGKAAGTMTAAFLSLSGVAVNEGIIVVPRGTMIGQLNGIKVLESDHPYPSRRSIEAAESLIEFVSSLPRDSVLVSLVSGGGSALLEKPCIADIETLVDITRRLMHRGASIYELNTVRSSLSCIKAGGLLSYAKPRRVINILMSDVVGDNPCYIASGPTIPGCKVSAEEAIRVLRRYGLQQYEELVNKSLVARLAPPKEKQVDTIIAARNLDAVRAAAARLTALGYKVRLLTDRLRGEAREVGKALAGLAESLSPGSTMVLGGETTVTVRGRGRGGRNQELCLAMLDATLSLGEELDYAALCMGTDGVDGNSPAAGALIDRSVAEKARSLGLDPAVFLENNDSYGFFGRVEAVVDTGGYTGINVNDLTIIIKPSG; this is encoded by the coding sequence TTGAACACGGCCCCTTGTACGGTGCCGCAAAGGCTCATAAGGAATACAGATACCCTAGCAGCTACTAGTAGCCGTGCTACTTTGCTAGATGCAGCAGAAGAAGCTCTTGCCGCAGTTCATCCCTGCAAGTCGTTGCCAGCAGTTGTGCCGCCCCATCTTCTCCGTGTACTCAAGGAGAACAGTGTATACGTAGTTGGTGTAGGTAAAGCGGCTGGAACGATGACGGCCGCGTTCCTAAGCCTCTCCGGTGTCGCCGTGAATGAGGGCATAATCGTTGTCCCAAGGGGGACAATGATTGGGCAGCTTAACGGGATCAAGGTCTTGGAATCAGATCATCCCTATCCATCAAGGCGCAGCATAGAGGCTGCAGAAAGCCTGATAGAGTTCGTGTCGAGCCTGCCCAGGGACTCAGTCCTTGTCTCGCTCGTCTCGGGCGGTGGCAGCGCCCTCTTAGAGAAGCCATGCATCGCGGACATTGAGACCCTAGTCGATATTACGAGAAGGCTCATGCACAGAGGTGCAAGTATTTATGAGCTCAACACAGTGCGCTCAAGCCTCTCATGCATAAAGGCGGGGGGTCTGCTTTCCTACGCTAAGCCTAGAAGAGTGATAAACATCTTGATGAGCGACGTAGTAGGCGATAACCCATGCTACATAGCGTCAGGCCCCACAATACCAGGCTGCAAGGTCTCGGCGGAAGAGGCAATTAGGGTGCTGAGAAGGTATGGGCTTCAACAATACGAGGAACTCGTGAACAAGAGCCTTGTAGCTAGGCTGGCGCCGCCGAAAGAGAAACAAGTTGACACAATAATTGCTGCAAGGAACCTTGACGCCGTCAGGGCAGCCGCAGCCAGGCTTACAGCCCTCGGCTACAAAGTACGCTTGCTCACCGACAGGCTTCGCGGAGAGGCAAGAGAGGTAGGCAAAGCCTTAGCAGGCCTCGCCGAGAGCCTCTCACCCGGCTCAACTATGGTGCTTGGAGGAGAAACAACTGTCACTGTGCGCGGACGAGGCAGGGGTGGCAGAAACCAGGAACTATGCCTCGCAATGCTAGACGCGACGCTGTCGCTAGGCGAGGAACTAGACTATGCAGCGCTATGCATGGGCACAGACGGCGTTGACGGGAACAGCCCAGCGGCAGGCGCCCTCATAGACAGAAGTGTTGCTGAGAAAGCTCGGAGCCTGGGGCTGGACCCAGCAGTCTTTCTTGAGAATAATGATAGCTACGGGTTCTTCGGCCGCGTGGAAGCTGTTGTTGATACCGGGGGATATACTGGGATAAATGTTAACGACTTGACTATTATCATTAAGCCTAGTGGCTAG
- a CDS encoding signal peptidase I yields MFSDKMATLLAILYVVIVVILFMRTNIAVTRTTSLLIGVLLYLSMLGSTYWKRTSGFKDEAEIALISSLVSLIGIYSALSLIYGFAINALSPTLFDSLVNLVYRLPQLLATSSLISMLALGKNSVPTRRFQPVLVLGAFFALLLDSLDYASLTLLVRGAMSPIVFTSKIILATGVIASTYLLARYGTILYGTVFVLSVMLPYYVSPLLPNVPTIFLIFMGLVPSLVASMTLLNRIEIPRHEAKGLTVDAKSVVAATFVALSLLIVLSKGYWPLIILSGSMKPSIDVGDIVVVKPVSRINIGSIVAYKASNRIVVHRVINISIDKLITKGDANNAPDPPISRSQVLGVVNVKIPLIGKPLIVLARLLGGNIFSAQLFLVLMIIVAIMASPLVRMRKKLT; encoded by the coding sequence TTGTTTAGCGATAAAATGGCTACATTACTAGCGATATTATATGTAGTAATAGTTGTCATCTTGTTTATGAGGACTAACATAGCTGTTACGCGTACAACTTCACTCCTCATAGGAGTACTGCTCTATTTAAGCATGCTAGGCTCAACCTACTGGAAGCGGACAAGCGGTTTCAAGGACGAGGCAGAAATAGCGCTAATCTCTTCACTTGTATCATTGATAGGTATCTATTCTGCTCTATCACTTATCTATGGCTTTGCAATAAACGCTCTTTCCCCAACCCTGTTTGACTCCCTGGTCAACCTTGTATACAGACTTCCACAGCTCCTTGCCACCTCGTCACTGATCTCTATGCTTGCCCTAGGCAAGAACTCAGTGCCAACCCGCCGTTTTCAACCCGTATTGGTGCTTGGCGCGTTTTTCGCATTACTATTAGACTCCCTGGATTATGCCTCGCTGACTCTACTCGTAAGGGGAGCCATGAGCCCAATTGTCTTCACTTCCAAGATAATACTCGCTACAGGTGTGATCGCATCTACATACTTGTTAGCCCGCTACGGAACAATACTGTATGGTACAGTATTTGTTCTCTCAGTAATGTTGCCATACTATGTGAGCCCCCTGCTTCCAAATGTACCTACAATATTCCTTATATTTATGGGCCTCGTACCCTCACTAGTAGCGTCAATGACCCTTCTTAACCGAATAGAGATTCCACGCCACGAGGCCAAAGGATTAACAGTTGACGCCAAGAGTGTTGTCGCGGCAACATTTGTTGCTCTTAGCCTGCTCATAGTTCTTTCAAAGGGCTATTGGCCCCTCATTATATTGAGTGGAAGCATGAAGCCAAGCATAGATGTTGGAGACATAGTAGTAGTTAAACCAGTAAGCAGGATCAATATAGGCAGTATAGTCGCCTATAAGGCTAGCAATAGAATCGTAGTACACCGAGTAATAAATATTAGTATTGATAAGTTAATAACTAAGGGTGATGCAAATAATGCCCCTGATCCGCCCATTAGTCGTAGCCAGGTCCTAGGAGTAGTTAATGTAAAGATTCCTTTGATAGGCAAGCCACTGATTGTTTTGGCAAGGCTCCTTGGAGGGAATATTTTCTCTGCTCAGCTCTTCTTAGTGCTAATGATAATTGTCGCTATAATGGCGTCCCCCCTAGTAAGGATGAGGAAGAAGTTGACATAG
- a CDS encoding winged helix-turn-helix domain-containing protein, with translation MQTKRAKRRDALLIVGDILSILSHKGPLRKTRLMNLANLNPQSLEKHLSTLLEKRLVTNVAKNSVHPPLYTITRKGLMYLSIIRLLHKELNTPSEQNCPWCRNIRSAVTGVLESINSGTKVYESLSGKSGTMYIHDAVFLTKSGKEIAIDLLLDSNNTLSLLYDLGYILLSCVDTNTGHIIITRESQHHICEVLLSNPGLTCKPLVLYVNEATTKESLAYKIQDLLSKQ, from the coding sequence ATGCAAACTAAGCGTGCAAAGCGCCGAGACGCGCTACTCATAGTTGGGGACATATTGTCAATTCTGAGCCATAAAGGCCCTCTTCGTAAGACCAGGCTTATGAATCTTGCAAATCTTAATCCACAGAGCCTTGAGAAGCACCTATCCACGTTGCTGGAGAAAAGACTCGTAACTAATGTTGCAAAGAATTCTGTACACCCACCGCTCTATACTATCACCCGGAAAGGCCTAATGTACCTAAGCATTATACGCCTTCTCCACAAAGAACTGAACACGCCGAGTGAGCAAAATTGTCCATGGTGCAGAAACATTCGTTCCGCAGTAACGGGGGTACTAGAATCTATCAATAGTGGTACAAAGGTCTATGAATCACTAAGCGGAAAATCAGGAACAATGTATATACACGATGCAGTCTTTTTAACCAAATCAGGAAAGGAAATAGCGATAGACTTGCTCCTCGACTCAAATAATACGCTGTCGCTGCTCTATGATCTAGGCTACATACTGCTAAGCTGTGTAGACACAAATACGGGGCACATAATAATTACCAGGGAATCACAGCACCACATATGCGAAGTGCTTCTATCCAATCCCGGATTAACATGCAAACCCTTAGTCCTTTATGTCAACGAAGCAACAACTAAAGAGTCATTAGCATACAAGATCCAAGATCTATTGTCAAAACAATAG
- a CDS encoding MFS transporter — protein sequence MDDSSKAFLLTTVFLYSASAAIANIAAGLYALDISGKTVSLTLAVAAYNAAFAFSSLVVVPWLESRRSGLFLSVALVTVSISLALMYLSRSLLEIVLLNAVYGAAAALVQPIVLAAASALEEGSEAVPEINIASSIGIITGDTVAAVLAKALGVQGLLALSALIALLSAATSLKLSWVVGGSKPPLAPSTPLVTGRARYSPPTHVPRNRGADAGATQIPWRFLAGVLLLFTAISVFFSPMPAYLRDLGFSDSEIYVLSMLSLATSTLVYEVLRRSKLALEKAHLLLVSAAALRTIIFATPIPVFSRVLDPGITMPMLYVFVGATWALISTSLPLIALTLEGEAGVGKTNAFMSIGLVVGSTAASILVHYGGADATCITASVLALVSALILSKAKPTSTSPAQL from the coding sequence TTGGACGATAGCTCCAAGGCCTTTCTACTGACTACCGTGTTTCTCTACAGCGCGTCCGCCGCTATAGCCAATATTGCTGCGGGGCTCTACGCTCTCGATATTAGTGGCAAGACTGTTTCGCTAACCCTAGCAGTTGCAGCATATAACGCCGCGTTCGCGTTCTCGAGTCTTGTCGTCGTGCCTTGGCTCGAGAGCAGGCGAAGCGGTCTCTTTCTCTCAGTTGCGCTCGTCACTGTATCCATCTCTCTGGCCCTCATGTACTTGTCTAGGAGCCTACTAGAAATAGTGCTGCTTAATGCCGTGTATGGTGCCGCAGCGGCACTGGTCCAGCCAATAGTCCTCGCAGCAGCATCGGCGCTGGAGGAGGGAAGCGAAGCCGTCCCAGAGATCAATATCGCGTCAAGCATCGGCATAATCACGGGCGACACGGTTGCCGCAGTCCTTGCAAAGGCTCTCGGCGTACAAGGACTCCTCGCATTATCGGCTCTCATAGCGCTCTTATCGGCTGCGACATCGCTGAAACTCTCATGGGTAGTCGGGGGGTCAAAGCCCCCGCTAGCTCCGAGTACGCCGCTCGTGACAGGCAGGGCGCGCTACTCTCCACCGACACATGTACCCCGTAACAGAGGCGCTGATGCGGGAGCAACCCAGATTCCTTGGCGCTTTCTCGCAGGGGTACTCCTCCTCTTCACAGCCATATCAGTATTCTTCTCCCCAATGCCGGCTTATCTAAGAGACCTCGGGTTCAGTGACTCCGAGATCTATGTATTATCAATGCTCTCTCTCGCAACCTCGACGTTGGTATATGAAGTACTCCGCAGATCAAAGCTGGCGTTAGAAAAGGCGCATCTCCTCTTGGTCTCGGCAGCCGCATTAAGGACAATAATCTTCGCAACACCGATACCCGTGTTCAGCAGAGTACTAGACCCAGGTATAACCATGCCAATGCTCTACGTGTTCGTCGGCGCAACATGGGCCCTAATCTCAACGTCACTCCCACTTATAGCTCTAACTCTGGAAGGCGAAGCCGGCGTAGGGAAAACCAACGCGTTTATGAGCATAGGCTTAGTAGTCGGGAGCACTGCTGCAAGCATCCTAGTACACTACGGTGGAGCAGATGCAACATGTATCACAGCATCCGTCCTCGCACTTGTGTCAGCACTCATACTCAGCAAGGCAAAACCAACAAGCACATCACCAGCACAGCTGTGA